CATTTGCGCCATGGCCGGCGCCGTGCTGCCGCCTGGCGCCGACGGCAAGCCGTTCGTGATCAAGGTGGGCGAACTGCGCGGCGTGGAGTCGCAGGGCATGATGTGTTCGGCCAAGGAGCTGAAGATCTCGGAAGAGAGCAATGGCTTGATGGAATTGCCGCCCACGGCGCCGGTGGGCCAGAACATCCGCGACTACCTGGCCTTGAACGACCTGAAATTTACCATCAAGCTCACCCCCAACAAGGCCGACTGCCTGTCGGTGCTCGGTGTGGCGCGCGAAGTGTCGGCCCTGACCGGCACACCCCTCACGCTGCCGCAGACGCGCCAGGTGGCCGTGGGCGGCAGCGAAGTGCTGCCCGTGACGATCAGTGCGCCCGACCTGTGCGGGCGCTTTTCCGGGCGCGTGATCCGCGGCCTGAACGCGCGCGCGGCCACCCCGCAATGGATGTGCCAGCGCCTTGAGCGCAGCGGCCAGCGGCCGGTGTCGGCCCTGGTCGACATTTCCAATTACGTCATGCTGGAACTGGGCCGTCCTTCGCACGTGTTCGACCTCGACAAGATTCACGGCAGCCTGGACATTCGCTGGGGCCGCAAGGGCGAAACGCTCAAGCTGTTAAATGGCACCACCATCGAGGTGGACGAGTGGATGGGTGTGATCGCCGACGAACAGCAGATTGAATCGCTGGCCGGCATCATGGGCGGCGATGCCACCGCCGTCACGCTCGACACCACCAATATTTACCTGGAAGCGGCCTTCTGGTGGCCCGGCGCCATCCAGGGCCGCGCCCGGCGCCTGAATTTTTCCACCGATGCCGCCCACCGTTTCGAGCGCGGCGTCGATTACGCCACCACTGTCGAACACATCGAGCGCATCACGGCGCTGATCGTGGAAATCTGCGGCACGCCCGAGACCACGGTCGGCCCCGTGGACGACCAGGTGGTCAATCTGCCGCAGCGCGCCCCGGTACAGATGCGCACCGCGCGCGCGCAAAAGGTGATTGGCGTGCCCATCACCGATGCCATGGTGGCCGATATCTTCACCCGCCTGGGCCTGGAATTTACCGAGCGCGATGGCGTCTTTTCCGTGACGTCGCCATCGTTTCGCTTCGATATCGAGATCGAGGAAGACTTGATCGAGGAAGTGGCGCGCGTCTACGGTTTTGAAAACATCCCGGCCCTGCCGCCGGTGGCCGCCAGCCAGATGCTGGCCACGCCGGAAAACACGCGCTCGCTGTTTGCCGTGCGCCACCAACTCGCCGACCTGGGCTACCAGGAAGTGGTCAACATGAGCTTTGTGGAGGCGGCGTGGGAGGCGGACTTTGCCGGCAATTGCGAGCCCATCAAGCTGCACAACCCGATCGCCAGCCAGATGAGCGTGATGCGCTCGACCCTGATCGGCAGCCTGGTGGCCAATGTGCGCTACAACCTGAACCGGAAGGCGGGCAGGGTGCGCGTGTTTGAAGTGGGCGCCATCTTCCGGCGCAATCCGGCAGCCGTCGATGGGCCGCTGGCCGTGGCCGGGTTTGACCAGCCCAAGCGGGTGGCAGCAATTGCCTACGGTCCCGCCCTGGACGAGCAGTGGAGTGTGCCTGCACGCGCCGTGGATTATTTCGACGTCAAGGCCGATGTGGAAGCCATGTTTGCCCCGCGCCAGCTGCGCTTTGTGAAGACGGTCCATCCGGGCCTGCACCCCGGGCGCAGCGCTGCCATCATGCTCGACGGGGCCGAAATCGGCTTCCTTGGCGAGCTGCACCCCAAATGGCTGCAAAAGTACGACCTGCCCCAGGCCCCGGTCGTATTCGAGGTGGACGCTGTTGCCTTGCAACAACGCGTGGTGCCGCAATATAATGAGATCTCCAAGTTCCCGGGCGCCACGCGCGACCTGGCCCTGGTGGTGGCGCACAGCGTGACGGCACAGGATCTGCTCGATGCTTTTAATGCTGAGTTGCAAATAAATCCAGCAGGAAAGATTGTGCAAGCCATTGTTTTGTTTGATGAATATCGCGGCAAAGGCTTGGAGACGGACGAAAAAAGCCTTGCTTTCCGCTTTAGCTTGCAAGATACTCAAACCACCTTGCAGGACGATGTGGTGGACGCGGTCATGACTGCCGTGGCCGCTGCCGCCACGGGCAAGCATGGCGCCAAACTGCGCTCGTAACATCCGACAAGCTGACATGAATTAAAGGCGGGGCTGCAAAATTAATAACAACGACGTTGATTCCGCCGTACTCCAGTCGGCTCTTGCGGCCGACCTGCATCGTGCGATGCAGGTCGCCAAAGTGCGCCAGGCAGCGGAAAAAGATTTGCCGACCTTGACCAAGGCGGAACTGGCAGAGCTGCTGTTCGAGCAGGTGGGCTTGAACAAGCGCGAAGCCAAGGACATGGTTGAGACCTTCTTTGACGAAATCCGTAACGCACTCGAGCGGGGGGAAGCGGTCAAGCTGTCGGGCTTTGGCAACTTCCAGCTGCGCGACAAGCCGCAGCGGCCCGGCCGCAATCCCAAGACGGGCGAGGAAATCCCCATCACGGCGCGGCGCGTGGTCACTTTCCACGCCAGCCAAAAGCTCAAGGGCATGGTGGAAGACGCCACGCCACTGTCGC
This region of Massilia sp. PAMC28688 genomic DNA includes:
- the pheT gene encoding phenylalanine--tRNA ligase subunit beta; amino-acid sequence: MQFSEHWLRTMVDPKMTSDELAHLLTMSGLEVEEVEAVAPPFSNVVVAEVLDVVRHPNADRLNVCTVDAGTGTLLKIVCGAPNVRAGMKAICAMAGAVLPPGADGKPFVIKVGELRGVESQGMMCSAKELKISEESNGLMELPPTAPVGQNIRDYLALNDLKFTIKLTPNKADCLSVLGVAREVSALTGTPLTLPQTRQVAVGGSEVLPVTISAPDLCGRFSGRVIRGLNARAATPQWMCQRLERSGQRPVSALVDISNYVMLELGRPSHVFDLDKIHGSLDIRWGRKGETLKLLNGTTIEVDEWMGVIADEQQIESLAGIMGGDATAVTLDTTNIYLEAAFWWPGAIQGRARRLNFSTDAAHRFERGVDYATTVEHIERITALIVEICGTPETTVGPVDDQVVNLPQRAPVQMRTARAQKVIGVPITDAMVADIFTRLGLEFTERDGVFSVTSPSFRFDIEIEEDLIEEVARVYGFENIPALPPVAASQMLATPENTRSLFAVRHQLADLGYQEVVNMSFVEAAWEADFAGNCEPIKLHNPIASQMSVMRSTLIGSLVANVRYNLNRKAGRVRVFEVGAIFRRNPAAVDGPLAVAGFDQPKRVAAIAYGPALDEQWSVPARAVDYFDVKADVEAMFAPRQLRFVKTVHPGLHPGRSAAIMLDGAEIGFLGELHPKWLQKYDLPQAPVVFEVDAVALQQRVVPQYNEISKFPGATRDLALVVAHSVTAQDLLDAFNAELQINPAGKIVQAIVLFDEYRGKGLETDEKSLAFRFSLQDTQTTLQDDVVDAVMTAVAAAATGKHGAKLRS
- a CDS encoding integration host factor subunit alpha; translation: MQVAKVRQAAEKDLPTLTKAELAELLFEQVGLNKREAKDMVETFFDEIRNALERGEAVKLSGFGNFQLRDKPQRPGRNPKTGEEIPITARRVVTFHASQKLKGMVEDATPLSRAA